From Desulfovibrio legallii, one genomic window encodes:
- a CDS encoding PHP domain-containing protein codes for MRRIDLHTHTTASDGTDTPAELVRNAAKAQLAAVAVTDHDTLSGLDEAAAAGREAGVMLVRGCEISTGTELGELHILGLWLPQNVAPLQEKLIWLRAKRDERNVGIVAKLQALGLEVSMDEVRAEAKGESVGRPHIAAVLVRKNYVRDPGEAFRVYLGCKGKAYLPKAVLEPEDGVALLARLGATVSLAHPLLWKAPEGWLEKMLGRLKDCGLDAIEAYHSEHSQQDVRTCLALAKRFGLGVSGGSDYHGANKPAISLGKGYGGLFVGWNILEDLLARRRAAGLPCPQEAA; via the coding sequence ATGCGACGTATAGATCTCCACACCCACACCACCGCTTCAGACGGCACCGACACCCCCGCCGAGCTCGTGCGCAATGCGGCCAAAGCCCAGTTGGCCGCTGTGGCCGTAACCGACCACGATACCCTGTCCGGCCTGGACGAGGCCGCCGCCGCAGGCAGAGAAGCGGGCGTCATGCTGGTGCGCGGCTGCGAAATATCCACCGGCACGGAGCTGGGCGAGCTGCACATTCTGGGCCTCTGGCTGCCGCAGAACGTTGCCCCCCTGCAGGAAAAACTGATCTGGCTGCGCGCTAAAAGGGACGAGCGCAACGTGGGCATTGTGGCCAAACTCCAGGCCCTGGGGCTGGAGGTGAGTATGGACGAGGTGCGGGCCGAGGCCAAGGGGGAAAGCGTGGGCCGCCCGCACATTGCGGCCGTGCTGGTGCGCAAGAACTATGTGCGGGACCCCGGCGAGGCCTTTCGCGTTTATCTGGGATGCAAGGGCAAGGCCTATCTGCCCAAGGCCGTACTGGAGCCCGAAGACGGCGTGGCCTTGCTGGCCCGTCTGGGCGCCACCGTGAGCCTGGCCCACCCCTTGCTCTGGAAGGCTCCGGAAGGCTGGCTGGAAAAAATGCTGGGCCGCCTCAAAGACTGCGGCCTGGACGCCATTGAAGCCTACCACAGTGAGCACTCGCAGCAGGATGTGCGCACTTGCCTGGCCTTGGCCAAGCGCTTCGGCCTGGGCGTCAGCGGCGGTTCCGATTACCACGGGGCCAACAAACCTGCCATCAGCCTGGGCAAGGGCTACGGCGGCTTGTTTGTGGGCTGGAATATTCTGGAAGACTTGCTGGCCCGCCGCCGCGCCGCCGGCCTGCCCTGCCCGCAGGAAGCCGCCTGA
- a CDS encoding Trm112 family protein: MPLETGELLRILACPRCLGGLKALEESGETVGLACPACKVVYPVREDIPIMLDEEAKDRPTWDAGHPQAVERG; encoded by the coding sequence ATGCCCCTGGAAACCGGAGAATTGCTGCGTATTCTGGCCTGCCCGCGCTGCCTGGGCGGGCTCAAAGCCCTGGAAGAAAGTGGTGAAACCGTTGGTCTGGCCTGCCCGGCCTGCAAGGTGGTCTACCCCGTGCGGGAGGACATCCCCATCATGCTGGACGAAGAGGCCAAGGACCGCCCCACATGGGATGCCGGCCATCCCCAGGCCGTGGAGCGCGGCTGA
- the yfcE gene encoding phosphodiesterase, giving the protein MRLLVASDLHGSLPALHFLLERANELRPDLLVLLGDLVYHGPRNPLPAGYDTPQLLRTMPDLTALPCPVTAVRGNCDAEVDLALLPFPVADNAWIAVDGLRVFASHGHHVPERPPCPGFARGTVLLRGHTHVPRGETLDGLHFWNPGSLALPKGGFPPSYGLYADGVFRVLDTHGGEVLRHAPTV; this is encoded by the coding sequence ATGCGCCTGCTGGTAGCTTCGGACCTGCACGGTTCCTTGCCGGCCCTGCATTTTTTGCTGGAGCGGGCCAATGAGCTGCGCCCGGACCTGCTGGTGCTGCTGGGCGATCTGGTCTACCACGGGCCGCGAAATCCGCTGCCTGCGGGTTATGACACGCCGCAACTGCTGCGTACCATGCCGGATCTGACCGCTCTGCCCTGCCCGGTCACCGCCGTGCGCGGCAACTGCGACGCCGAAGTGGACCTGGCCCTGCTGCCCTTTCCCGTGGCGGACAACGCCTGGATCGCCGTGGACGGCCTGCGCGTCTTTGCCAGCCACGGGCACCATGTGCCCGAACGGCCGCCCTGCCCCGGCTTTGCGCGCGGCACGGTGCTGCTGCGGGGGCACACCCACGTGCCGCGCGGCGAAACCCTGGACGGGCTGCACTTCTGGAATCCGGGCTCCCTGGCCCTGCCCAAGGGCGGCTTTCCGCCCAGCTACGGGCTGTATGCGGACGGCGTCTTCCGCGTTCTGGACACGCACGGCGGCGAAGTGCTGCGCCACGCCCCCACGGTCTGA
- a CDS encoding Maf family nucleotide pyrophosphatase, whose protein sequence is MKAWAPLFTLRPGCRLVLASASPRRRQFLEEWGLPFTLAQPTGAEPRPAPGETPEAYTCRAAAAKATAAAQGLAATERGHSLVLAADTVVALEGDILGKPRDRAHALEMLLRLNGREHTVVSAVCLTPPQGTVRVFSDVSRVRFGRWPEAALRAYAHTGEPDDKAGAYAIQGQGAFLVDRVEGSWSTVVGLPLAPLAQALLAMGWMRPADGHGQGA, encoded by the coding sequence ATGAAAGCATGGGCCCCGCTGTTTACGCTCCGGCCCGGCTGCCGCCTCGTGCTGGCTTCGGCTTCACCCCGTCGCCGGCAGTTCCTGGAAGAATGGGGGCTGCCTTTCACCCTGGCCCAGCCCACGGGGGCAGAACCGCGCCCCGCGCCCGGCGAAACCCCTGAGGCCTACACCTGCCGGGCTGCGGCAGCCAAGGCGACGGCTGCAGCCCAGGGGCTTGCCGCAACGGAGCGGGGCCACAGCCTGGTGCTGGCCGCGGATACGGTGGTGGCCCTGGAAGGCGACATCCTGGGCAAACCTCGCGACAGGGCGCACGCGCTGGAAATGCTGCTGCGCCTCAACGGCCGTGAACATACGGTAGTCAGCGCCGTGTGTCTGACGCCGCCGCAAGGGACAGTGCGGGTCTTCAGCGACGTAAGCCGGGTGCGCTTCGGACGCTGGCCTGAGGCGGCGTTGCGGGCCTACGCCCACACGGGCGAACCCGACGACAAGGCCGGGGCCTACGCCATTCAGGGGCAGGGAGCTTTTCTTGTGGACAGGGTGGAAGGTTCGTGGAGCACGGTGGTGGGCCTGCCGCTGGCCCCGCTGGCGCAGGCCCTGCTGGCAATGGGCTGGATGCGGCCCGCAGACGGGC